The following coding sequences are from one Kushneria phosphatilytica window:
- a CDS encoding phosphoribosylanthranilate isomerase, producing the protein MSRVRVKICGITREEDLDAAVNEGADAIGFVMWPNSARAIDVERLVTLSARVPPFVTRVGLFVDQDAELIARCAPWLDLLQFHGDEPPEACEGYGKAWIKAVRMRDDVDLAAIEQRYSAAQGLLLDAFRPGIPGGTGETFDWSRIPRTLAKPVILAGGLTPDNIAAAITAVHPWGVDVSGGVELERGIKDPVRLQAFIRNVSNRGVTGEPIQ; encoded by the coding sequence ATGAGTCGAGTGCGAGTCAAGATCTGTGGCATTACGCGCGAGGAGGATCTCGACGCAGCGGTCAACGAAGGGGCCGATGCCATTGGCTTTGTAATGTGGCCAAACAGCGCCCGGGCGATCGATGTGGAGCGTCTTGTCACCCTCTCTGCCCGCGTTCCACCTTTCGTGACCCGGGTCGGATTGTTTGTTGATCAGGACGCTGAACTGATCGCCCGCTGTGCCCCCTGGCTGGATCTGTTGCAGTTTCACGGCGATGAGCCGCCCGAGGCGTGCGAAGGTTACGGCAAGGCCTGGATCAAGGCTGTGCGCATGCGCGACGATGTTGATCTTGCTGCCATCGAGCAGCGCTATAGCGCTGCTCAGGGGTTATTGCTGGATGCCTTCCGACCCGGCATTCCCGGTGGTACCGGAGAGACCTTCGACTGGTCACGGATTCCGCGAACGCTTGCAAAACCTGTTATTCTCGCCGGTGGTCTGACCCCGGACAATATTGCGGCTGCCATTACAGCCGTTCACCCCTGGGGCGTGGATGTTTCGGGGGGTGTAGAGCTTGAACGCGGTATCAAGGACCCTGTCCGGTTGCAGGCCTTCATTCGGAACGTATCAAACAGAGGTGTCACCGGTGAGCCGATACAGTGA
- the trpB gene encoding tryptophan synthase subunit beta, with product MSRYSDLTQLPDTRGRYGVHGGRFVSETLSFALEELERIYAGLKDDAEFQAAFDDDLTHYVGRPSPLYHASRWSNELGGAQIWLKREDLNHTGAHKINNTIGQALLAKKSGKPRVIAETGAGQHGVATATVCARLGLKCEIYMGAEDVERQKLNVYRMRLLGAEVHAVESGSRTLKDAMNEALRDWVTNVDDTFYIIGTVAGPHPYPAMVRDFTAIIGREARRQSLEQIGRLPDALVACVGGGSNAIGLFYPFIEDEGVAMYGVEAGGEGIESGRHAAPLTANAPRGVLHGNRTYIMSDEGGQVLDTHSISAGLDYPGVGPEHAHWKDTGRVNYVVANDDKVLEAFRELTRVEGIMPALESAHALAHAKVLAREMSPDQHIVVNLSGRGDKDILTVAKIDGIEF from the coding sequence GTGAGCCGATACAGTGATCTAACCCAGCTGCCTGATACTCGGGGGCGCTATGGCGTTCACGGGGGCCGGTTCGTGTCGGAGACCCTCAGCTTTGCGCTTGAGGAGCTTGAGCGTATCTACGCAGGTTTGAAGGATGATGCCGAATTTCAGGCTGCCTTCGATGACGATCTGACTCACTACGTCGGCCGACCTTCGCCGCTCTATCATGCTTCGCGCTGGTCGAACGAGCTGGGCGGGGCGCAGATCTGGCTCAAGCGCGAGGATCTCAATCACACCGGCGCTCACAAGATCAACAACACCATCGGTCAGGCGCTGCTGGCGAAGAAGTCCGGCAAGCCGCGGGTGATTGCCGAGACAGGCGCCGGTCAGCACGGGGTGGCTACGGCGACGGTCTGTGCCCGGCTGGGGTTGAAGTGCGAAATTTACATGGGGGCCGAGGATGTTGAGCGGCAGAAGCTCAATGTCTATCGCATGCGTCTGCTTGGCGCCGAGGTGCATGCTGTCGAATCCGGTTCGCGTACCCTCAAGGACGCCATGAATGAAGCGCTACGCGACTGGGTCACCAACGTCGATGATACCTTCTACATCATTGGAACAGTCGCCGGGCCGCACCCCTATCCGGCCATGGTGCGTGACTTTACTGCAATCATCGGTCGCGAGGCCCGGCGTCAATCGCTGGAGCAGATCGGTCGTTTGCCTGATGCGCTGGTGGCCTGTGTCGGCGGTGGATCGAACGCCATTGGTCTGTTCTATCCCTTCATCGAGGATGAAGGCGTCGCCATGTATGGCGTGGAAGCCGGCGGCGAGGGCATCGAAAGCGGCCGTCATGCTGCGCCGTTGACCGCCAATGCGCCGCGTGGTGTGCTGCATGGCAATCGCACCTATATCATGTCCGACGAGGGTGGCCAGGTGCTCGATACTCACTCCATTTCGGCCGGACTGGACTATCCGGGCGTTGGTCCCGAGCATGCACACTGGAAGGATACCGGCCGAGTCAACTATGTCGTGGCCAATGATGACAAGGTACTGGAAGCCTTTCGCGAGCTGACACGCGTCGAAGGTATCATGCCGGCTTTGGAATCGGCGCACGCGTTGGCACACGCGAAAGTGCTGGCAAGGGAAATGAGTCCCGATCAGCACATCGTCGTCAATCTCTCCGGGCGCGGCGACAAGGATATTCTGACAGTGGCCAAAATTGATGGTATCGAATTCTGA